In Natrinema versiforme, a single genomic region encodes these proteins:
- a CDS encoding phage tail protein, protein MPGPAAALAAGEAADKAGDVAENAGEVAEPAAEAVSNVTESMSEAAKESQGFNVAMIVAAVVAAFVIYKLVTMLSGPGDAAGDAWDGAGDAAGGLGGAVGDLWGGTTDAAGGIGGAIGDLWGGSTDAAGGAGSAVGDIWDGTTGAVGDIWGGSTDAADGAGDFFGDVTGDLWGGTTDAADGAGDFFGDVTGDLWGGTTDAADGASDAVDDVTDAGGDLFGGFLSGGSDAVDDATDTGGSAVDDATDAGGDVIDGAADAGGDLVDGATDFAGGLI, encoded by the coding sequence ATGCCGGGACCTGCAGCCGCTCTCGCAGCGGGCGAGGCGGCCGACAAGGCCGGGGATGTTGCAGAGAACGCCGGCGAGGTTGCGGAACCGGCGGCTGAGGCTGTCAGCAACGTCACGGAGAGCATGAGCGAGGCAGCCAAAGAGAGTCAGGGCTTCAACGTCGCGATGATCGTTGCCGCGGTCGTCGCTGCCTTCGTCATCTACAAGCTCGTGACCATGCTCAGTGGACCCGGCGATGCAGCCGGGGACGCTTGGGACGGTGCGGGCGATGCAGCCGGCGGACTCGGCGGAGCAGTCGGCGACCTCTGGGGAGGAACGACCGACGCCGCCGGCGGGATCGGCGGTGCAATCGGCGACCTCTGGGGAGGTTCGACCGACGCAGCCGGGGGTGCCGGCAGCGCGGTCGGAGACATCTGGGACGGCACGACCGGCGCAGTCGGCGACATCTGGGGCGGATCAACCGACGCTGCAGACGGCGCTGGCGACTTCTTCGGAGACGTGACCGGCGACCTCTGGGGAGGAACGACCGACGCTGCAGACGGCGCTGGCGACTTCTTCGGAGACGTGACCGGCGACCTCTGGGGAGGAACGACCGACGCTGCAGACGGTGCGAGCGATGCCGTCGACGATGTCACCGACGCCGGCGGCGACCTCTTCGGGGGCTTCCTCTCGGGCGGTAGCGACGCCGTCGACGACGCAACCGACACCGGTGGCAGCGCCGTCGACGACGCAACCGATGCCGGCGGCGACGTGATCGATGGCGCGGCCGACGCCGGCGGCGATCTCGTCGATGGGGCAACCGACTTCGCCGGAGGGCTGATCTAG
- a CDS encoding AbrB/MazE/SpoVT family DNA-binding domain-containing protein, whose amino-acid sequence MSVRVDTESNEFVDERDVRTSGGSTVITIPPEILKQSGLEPGDPVEFRVGFDEEGMIRLEQKEDDEA is encoded by the coding sequence ATGTCTGTTAGAGTAGACACGGAGTCTAACGAATTCGTAGACGAAAGGGACGTGAGAACGTCCGGCGGAAGCACCGTCATCACCATTCCCCCGGAAATTCTCAAACAGTCAGGCCTTGAGCCGGGCGATCCTGTGGAATTCCGTGTGGGCTTCGATGAAGAGGGAATGATCCGGCTCGAACAGAAAGAGGACGATGAAGCCTAA
- a CDS encoding sigma factor-like helix-turn-helix DNA-binding protein, with product MSLSDFESADAGVDEDDLEQLTEAEREVYESTVLGEYGVREYGRETDRRPGTVGNLLARARETLGGDEDDV from the coding sequence GTGAGCCTCTCGGACTTCGAGAGTGCCGACGCCGGCGTCGACGAGGACGACCTCGAGCAACTGACCGAGGCCGAGCGCGAAGTGTACGAGAGTACCGTTCTCGGCGAGTACGGCGTGCGTGAGTACGGACGCGAGACGGATCGACGACCGGGAACAGTCGGCAATCTCCTAGCTAGGGCTCGGGAGACGCTCGGGGGTGACGAGGACGATGTCTGA